From Musa acuminata AAA Group cultivar baxijiao chromosome BXJ3-8, Cavendish_Baxijiao_AAA, whole genome shotgun sequence, one genomic window encodes:
- the LOC103994550 gene encoding transcriptional regulator SUPERMAN-like, producing MEEDGHKKDATASSEETSSAEPTGHDDAGTKRPYYECTFCKRGFSNAQALGGHMNIHRKDRARERPSVLERTEDDSDGYRHRDQYANSCSAFYRPPAFEPLKGYTMYFPPASSSSPSTGRDEARMSVASGSQMTHDTSRFGEDLRLGLTTHGGEGRQEEEEGAELDLELRLGHQP from the coding sequence ATGGAAGAAGATGGACATAAAAAGGACGCCACGGCATCGAGCGAAGAGACCAGCTCTGCGGAGCCGACGGGGCACGATGACGCAGGAACCAAGCGGCCGTACTACGAGTGCACCTTCTGCAAGAGGGGTTTCTCCAACGCGCAAGCTTTAGGGGGGCACATGAACATCCACCGGAAAGATCGAGCCAGGGAGCGGCCTTCGGTCTTGGAGAGGACCGAGGACGACTCGGACGGCTACCGACACCGCGACCAGTACGCTAACAGCTGCAGCGCCTTCTACCGCCCTCCGGCCTTCGAGCCATTGAAGGGTTACACCATGTACTTCCCACCTGCGTCGTCATCGTCGCCATCAACCGGAAGGGACGAGGCGAGGATGAGTGTGGCAAGCGGCTCGCAGATGACACACGACACGAGCCGCTTCGGTGAAGACCTACGCTTGGGCTTGACCACTCATGGTGGAGAAGGGaggcaggaggaggaggaaggagctgAACTGGATCTGGAGCTGAGGCTCGGCCATCAACCATAA